A region of Jonquetella anthropi DSM 22815 DNA encodes the following proteins:
- a CDS encoding nucleotide exchange factor GrpE, whose protein sequence is MDEEKKQAGGTPQEEASQEGAGGTDAQEASAQAGGEEPKAPDFSEELTRLQAERDQFRELAARAQADGINYRNWAEKEFKRLKAQGSERAVTALLPVLDNLERALEAGGDGQGICQGVRMVRDQFLSALETLGVTVIDPTGQEFSPLLHHAVALVETDDPAQDGQVIDVFRKGYSMNGTAIRPAQVRVGRLKEPTAPAPEAGAQE, encoded by the coding sequence ATGGACGAAGAGAAGAAGCAGGCCGGCGGAACGCCGCAGGAAGAGGCCTCTCAGGAAGGCGCCGGCGGGACGGACGCGCAGGAAGCGTCCGCTCAAGCTGGGGGGGAGGAGCCGAAGGCTCCTGATTTTTCTGAGGAGCTGACGCGTCTGCAGGCGGAGCGGGATCAGTTCCGCGAGCTGGCGGCTCGGGCTCAGGCCGACGGGATTAACTACCGCAACTGGGCCGAAAAGGAATTCAAGCGTCTGAAGGCTCAAGGTTCTGAGCGGGCTGTCACGGCCCTCTTGCCGGTTCTGGACAACTTGGAGCGGGCGCTTGAGGCCGGCGGCGACGGGCAGGGGATCTGCCAAGGCGTGAGGATGGTGCGGGATCAGTTCCTGAGCGCCTTGGAAACTTTGGGCGTGACGGTCATCGACCCGACTGGACAGGAGTTTTCCCCGCTCCTTCATCACGCGGTCGCTCTGGTGGAGACCGATGACCCGGCTCAGGATGGACAGGTCATCGACGTGTTCCGCAAGGGGTACAGCATGAACGGCACGGCAATTCGGCCCGCGCAGGTGCGGGTTGGCCGGCTCAAAGAGCCCACCGCGCCGGCTCCTGAAGCCGGCGCGCAGGAATAA
- the hrcA gene encoding heat-inducible transcriptional repressor HrcA has translation MLTERQLEIILALVYEYIQTGEPVGSRTLSKKYLTDHSPATVRNEMSDLEELGYFSKPHSSAGRLPTSRAYRLYVDAILHRPAPQMSDMGELVSGLDLQLKGLDERLGEVSRFLSRLTRCLSVAAVRVLDDLRVHKVDFVRVSSVSTLVILVFDGGRVRHARLPMPAELTDEALDDLAGALNHQLRGRTWREARRTLGEFLTHWSVPERTAMDDTLDRLEEIMDRERLTVSAGGAVQVLQAAEDGRLEQPQGLLRLLEEGDAVESLITDYAAPEGIRVTIGPENRADAMKDCSVVMASSSSRGRQAVLGLIGPLRMNYQRSIAILDAVLSALNPAGDDGR, from the coding sequence TTGCTCACCGAGCGTCAGCTGGAGATCATTCTGGCGTTAGTCTACGAGTACATTCAGACCGGCGAGCCGGTAGGGTCAAGGACTCTTTCTAAAAAGTACCTGACAGACCACAGTCCGGCGACGGTTCGCAACGAGATGTCCGACTTGGAGGAGCTTGGGTACTTCAGCAAGCCTCACTCTTCGGCCGGACGGCTGCCCACGTCGAGGGCGTACCGGCTGTACGTGGACGCGATCCTGCATCGGCCGGCTCCGCAAATGAGCGATATGGGCGAGCTGGTTTCAGGACTTGACCTGCAGCTCAAGGGGCTGGACGAGCGGCTCGGCGAGGTGTCGCGGTTTCTGAGCCGTCTGACCCGGTGCCTGAGCGTGGCGGCGGTTCGCGTTTTGGACGATCTGCGGGTGCATAAGGTTGATTTCGTCCGGGTTTCCAGCGTTTCCACGCTGGTGATTCTCGTTTTTGACGGCGGTCGAGTACGGCATGCTCGCCTGCCGATGCCGGCAGAGCTGACCGACGAGGCTCTGGACGATCTGGCTGGAGCGCTAAACCATCAGCTTCGCGGCCGGACGTGGCGTGAGGCCCGTCGGACGTTGGGCGAGTTTTTGACTCACTGGTCAGTTCCCGAGCGGACGGCGATGGACGACACGCTGGACCGGCTGGAGGAGATTATGGACCGAGAGCGGCTGACCGTGTCGGCCGGCGGCGCCGTTCAGGTGCTGCAGGCGGCGGAGGACGGCCGGCTCGAACAGCCGCAAGGCTTGTTGCGCCTTCTTGAAGAAGGTGACGCGGTAGAAAGCCTGATCACCGATTACGCGGCTCCTGAGGGCATACGGGTGACGATTGGGCCGGAAAACCGGGCCGACGCGATGAAGGACTGTTCGGTCGTCATGGCGTCGTCATCGTCTCGGGGGCGGCAGGCCGTTCTCGGGCTGATTGGCCCGCTTCGCATGAACTATCAGCGCTCGATCGCGATTCTTGACGCCGTTTTGTCGGCTCTGAACCCGGCGGGCGACGACGGGAGGTAA
- a CDS encoding histidine phosphatase family protein, with protein MTDQTRTLIFLIRHGQSDGNREGRFRGRHDFPLDETGLRQAEEAAAALKNAPIQAVYSSPLVRAVSTAEPIARALGLGVELVPGLTNISLGSWEGVKKDEIARRFPELWHLWLTDPESLAEPGMETLQQAGRRAKKALDELVRRHAEGAFAVVSHRSVIKPMLAECLGIGRPSFWRLAVDAASISLLAHEPDRGYMLLFLNRTNHLTKTEIDWN; from the coding sequence ATGACTGATCAGACGAGAACCCTTATCTTCCTAATTCGGCACGGACAAAGCGACGGCAACCGAGAAGGCCGGTTCCGCGGACGGCACGACTTCCCGCTCGACGAGACAGGACTCCGGCAGGCGGAGGAGGCGGCGGCCGCCCTCAAAAACGCCCCCATTCAAGCGGTCTACTCCAGCCCGCTGGTCCGGGCCGTGAGCACGGCCGAGCCGATCGCCCGCGCCCTTGGGCTTGGCGTCGAGCTCGTCCCCGGACTGACAAATATCTCCCTCGGCAGCTGGGAGGGCGTCAAAAAAGACGAAATCGCCCGACGGTTCCCCGAACTGTGGCATTTATGGCTCACCGATCCGGAGTCACTGGCCGAGCCGGGAATGGAGACGCTTCAGCAGGCGGGGCGCCGGGCGAAAAAGGCCCTAGATGAACTGGTTCGGCGGCACGCCGAGGGAGCGTTTGCGGTCGTCTCTCACCGGTCGGTTATCAAGCCCATGCTGGCCGAATGCCTTGGCATCGGCCGGCCGTCCTTCTGGCGGCTGGCGGTGGACGCCGCGTCCATATCCCTCTTGGCCCATGAGCCGGACAGAGGCTACATGCTACTGTTCCTCAACCGAACGAATCACCTGACCAAAACGGAAATCGACTGGAACTGA
- a CDS encoding carbon starvation protein A, translated as MTFALMFICAAAVFLVGFKFYGRFMSETYGLSNDCETPAVRLYDGIDYCPAHPAVLLGHHFSSIAGAGPITGPIAAAMVWGWFPTLIWCMVGSTFLGGPHDMGSLVASLRHDGKSIGEVIEHWMGRTGKVLFLCFTILTLILVVAVFLALSVGTFVNDAAVAFVSCLYIGLAVVAGLMMYRTKLPLWVTTVVMLAIIGYACVHVSPENTPALTEAFKHPFSSFVSYLPTTGLEGDALTAAIKANAAKSTLVWYWVLSIYILLASILPVWLLLQPRDYLASYFLYFAVIVGAIGMLFGSHLNSNTIMSYDASKPLMGLSNVGMWPMLFITVACGAISGFHSLVGSGTTAKQLAKEKDSVLVGYGAMLIEGLVAVIALGTLMVVGKEKAVGLNPVIIFSQGFGRFAELIGCNYELGVRLGAIAINSFLLTSLDTATRLTRYEIQEISNMKINKYAATIFAVVAALLLVVVQAHDVKGNVIPAWKAIWPVFGSANQLVAALSLLGISVWVRKGLKKDNKFLTIPFWFMFVTTFCALVLMIKSNLIDAAKPNYLLGIMPTILVILAVALLITSFKNANYMPAEKK; from the coding sequence TTGACGTTCGCGTTGATGTTCATCTGTGCAGCCGCTGTGTTCCTCGTTGGCTTTAAGTTCTACGGGCGCTTCATGTCCGAGACGTACGGCCTTTCAAACGATTGTGAAACTCCGGCGGTTAGGCTGTATGACGGGATTGACTACTGTCCGGCGCACCCGGCAGTCCTTCTGGGACACCACTTCTCGTCCATCGCAGGCGCCGGCCCGATCACTGGGCCTATCGCTGCTGCCATGGTCTGGGGCTGGTTCCCCACGCTGATTTGGTGCATGGTTGGTTCGACGTTCTTGGGCGGCCCGCACGATATGGGCTCTCTGGTCGCGTCGCTGCGCCACGACGGCAAATCGATCGGTGAGGTTATTGAGCACTGGATGGGGCGGACCGGCAAGGTCCTGTTCCTTTGCTTCACCATTCTGACGCTGATCCTCGTCGTCGCCGTGTTTCTTGCCCTGTCGGTCGGCACGTTCGTCAACGACGCGGCAGTGGCCTTCGTCTCCTGCTTGTACATCGGTCTGGCGGTCGTCGCCGGCCTTATGATGTACCGGACCAAGCTGCCGCTGTGGGTCACCACGGTGGTCATGCTGGCCATCATCGGCTACGCCTGCGTGCACGTCTCTCCCGAGAACACGCCGGCTCTGACCGAGGCGTTCAAGCATCCGTTCAGCTCGTTTGTCTCCTATCTTCCCACCACTGGACTTGAAGGGGACGCTCTGACGGCTGCTATCAAGGCCAACGCGGCCAAGTCCACGCTTGTTTGGTACTGGGTGCTGTCCATTTATATCCTGTTGGCTTCCATTCTGCCTGTGTGGCTTCTGCTTCAGCCCCGCGATTACCTGGCGTCTTACTTCCTGTATTTCGCGGTTATCGTCGGCGCCATCGGCATGCTCTTCGGGTCGCACCTGAACAGCAACACGATTATGAGTTACGACGCGTCGAAGCCTCTCATGGGCCTGTCCAACGTGGGCATGTGGCCGATGCTGTTCATCACCGTGGCCTGCGGCGCTATTTCCGGCTTCCACTCGCTGGTCGGCTCCGGCACGACGGCGAAGCAGCTGGCTAAGGAAAAGGATTCCGTGCTGGTCGGCTACGGTGCCATGTTAATCGAAGGTCTTGTCGCCGTCATCGCTCTGGGCACGCTGATGGTCGTCGGCAAGGAGAAGGCCGTCGGTCTGAACCCGGTCATCATTTTCTCTCAGGGGTTCGGCCGCTTTGCTGAGCTGATCGGCTGCAACTACGAGCTGGGTGTGCGGTTGGGCGCAATCGCCATCAACAGCTTCCTGCTTACCTCGCTTGACACCGCGACCCGTCTGACCCGGTACGAGATTCAGGAAATCTCCAACATGAAGATCAACAAGTACGCGGCGACGATCTTCGCCGTGGTTGCCGCTCTGCTTCTGGTGGTTGTCCAGGCTCACGACGTCAAGGGCAACGTTATCCCGGCGTGGAAGGCTATTTGGCCCGTGTTCGGTTCTGCCAACCAGCTGGTCGCCGCCCTGTCGCTGCTGGGCATCTCTGTTTGGGTCCGCAAGGGCTTGAAGAAGGACAACAAGTTCCTGACGATCCCGTTCTGGTTCATGTTCGTCACCACGTTCTGCGCGCTGGTTCTGATGATCAAGTCGAACCTGATCGACGCGGCCAAGCCCAACTACCTGTTGGGCATCATGCCGACCATTCTGGTTATTCTCGCTGTGGCTCTACTGATCACCAGCTTCAAGAATGCCAATTACATGCCGGCCGAGAAAAAATAA
- a CDS encoding amidohydrolase, with amino-acid sequence MEADLIITGDHVFTGLEDYPVRKAVCIRGNKIISVCSPEEAREYMGAATVVKEYPEQLIMPGFFDGHVHAFLGGIFARAVDLSKCRSEAEAVDTVKLFADAHPELHWIVGTDWSNLTWGTQNNPSKHSLDAKLPDKPVYLINLEGHSAWINSAAIKESGIANHKELKPELLERDKNGELTGYISEESMLVVAALAFDMPMCVQGEILQEFLDKAKKLGVTAISNIQCYQGSDIDIGNLEILREFEREGKLTTRFFVAVGLTGDLKRPRKLREMYHSDVFSFSGLKHIVDGTATGWTALMVDPYSDKPDSIGSSRITKEELEKRVVAADKEGFRVRMHACGDGSVRRALDCYEKAQIENGKRDSRHTIEHIEIIKKEDIPRFVQLGVVASMQPNHISLCDSFDDNPYFDRLGKDRAAGTWPIRSIMETGAHVQFGTDFPIYELNPMLAVFRATTRLYNDGKPSGGWNPSEKIGLSETLKAYTYGSAYGAFMEDKLGTLECGKYADIVVLDKNLFSLDDPWQILETKPCLTVSNGRIVFES; translated from the coding sequence ATGGAAGCTGACTTGATTATCACCGGCGACCATGTTTTTACCGGTCTTGAAGATTATCCTGTTCGGAAAGCTGTTTGTATAAGAGGCAACAAAATTATTAGCGTGTGTTCGCCCGAAGAAGCCCGTGAGTATATGGGGGCTGCCACAGTTGTGAAGGAGTATCCAGAGCAGTTGATCATGCCCGGTTTTTTTGATGGGCATGTGCATGCGTTCCTTGGTGGAATCTTTGCCCGAGCAGTTGACCTCTCCAAATGCAGGAGTGAAGCTGAGGCAGTTGACACAGTGAAACTCTTTGCTGATGCCCATCCTGAGCTGCACTGGATTGTGGGTACTGACTGGTCAAATCTTACATGGGGAACGCAGAACAACCCAAGCAAGCATTCACTTGATGCGAAGCTCCCCGATAAGCCAGTATATCTAATCAACCTCGAGGGCCATTCAGCATGGATAAACTCTGCTGCCATCAAAGAGAGCGGCATAGCAAACCACAAGGAGCTTAAGCCGGAGCTTTTAGAGCGGGACAAAAACGGCGAGCTGACGGGGTATATTTCTGAAGAGTCTATGCTCGTAGTGGCTGCTTTAGCTTTTGATATGCCCATGTGCGTGCAGGGCGAAATCCTCCAAGAATTTTTAGACAAAGCAAAAAAACTTGGAGTCACAGCCATAAGCAATATCCAGTGCTACCAGGGATCTGATATTGACATTGGCAACCTGGAAATACTTCGGGAGTTTGAGCGCGAAGGAAAATTAACGACGCGTTTCTTTGTGGCTGTGGGGCTGACGGGTGACTTAAAGCGTCCTCGGAAACTGCGCGAGATGTATCATTCGGATGTTTTTTCGTTCTCAGGGCTGAAACACATAGTAGACGGCACAGCCACGGGCTGGACAGCTTTAATGGTTGATCCTTATTCAGACAAACCGGACAGTATTGGCTCAAGCCGTATTACTAAAGAAGAGCTTGAAAAAAGGGTTGTCGCTGCCGACAAGGAGGGATTCCGCGTTCGAATGCACGCCTGCGGCGACGGTTCTGTCAGACGTGCCTTGGACTGTTACGAAAAAGCACAAATTGAAAATGGGAAACGCGACTCTAGGCACACGATAGAACACATTGAGATCATTAAGAAAGAGGATATTCCGAGATTTGTGCAGCTCGGAGTTGTGGCCTCTATGCAGCCGAACCACATTTCATTGTGCGACAGCTTTGATGATAACCCGTATTTTGACAGGCTTGGTAAAGACCGAGCCGCAGGTACTTGGCCTATACGTTCAATAATGGAAACCGGCGCACATGTTCAGTTTGGGACGGATTTCCCAATTTACGAACTCAACCCAATGCTAGCTGTATTCCGCGCTACCACACGGCTTTATAATGATGGTAAGCCTAGTGGAGGCTGGAATCCCAGCGAAAAAATAGGGCTGAGTGAGACGCTCAAAGCCTATACCTATGGTTCAGCCTATGGCGCTTTTATGGAAGACAAGTTGGGGACATTAGAGTGCGGCAAATACGCTGATATCGTCGTCCTAGATAAAAACCTATTCTCCCTTGACGATCCATGGCAGATACTTGAAACGAAACCTTGTCTCACAGTCTCTAACGGTCGGATAGTTTTTGAGTCTTAG
- a CDS encoding Na+/H+ antiporter NhaC family protein, translating into MENWGLISVVPVTVLFIVAFATKKSLEPLLVAALVGHVILYKGSFITRWVATLYKVMGSSHMIWLILVVTLFGALIALLEKSGGLRGFTKVALKYANTRKRSLVITWLLGCVFFLDDYLHNLTVGPTMMGVADSHGIKRTELAYIVNANAANLCCVVPISSWVVFFAGLLETSGLTVNGTGYNAYLAIIPYLFYCWLGMLVSLFFAMGIIPAIGAMKKISPVLVNEETEEEQDKPMLLNFLLPVITLVLVTLLCENEMLYGILAAIVVCLVVFMATKTMTYDEFFKTLMQGMKNMVFIDTLLIVAFTLKDANDTLGLANYIISVVSPIMKGGLLPVVTFIVCMIYAYVTSCFWSMAAVMLPIVIPLAQGMGVNVFLTVGAVFSAAAFGSQTCLFSDALIMNSGALNITTADHGMTTLPYALIGAGVACVLYAVGGFVL; encoded by the coding sequence TTGGAAAACTGGGGATTGATTTCTGTTGTTCCGGTAACGGTTCTGTTTATTGTGGCTTTTGCTACGAAGAAGTCTCTCGAGCCTTTGCTTGTCGCGGCATTGGTCGGACATGTTATTTTGTATAAGGGATCTTTTATCACCCGTTGGGTAGCAACCCTATATAAAGTTATGGGTTCATCCCATATGATATGGCTTATCCTCGTGGTGACCTTATTTGGTGCCCTGATTGCCTTGCTGGAAAAATCAGGAGGCTTGCGTGGCTTTACAAAAGTGGCGCTGAAATATGCAAATACTCGCAAAAGGTCTTTGGTCATCACGTGGCTTTTGGGTTGTGTATTCTTCCTCGACGATTATCTTCACAACCTGACCGTCGGGCCGACTATGATGGGGGTTGCCGACTCCCATGGTATTAAGAGAACGGAGTTGGCCTATATTGTTAACGCCAACGCAGCGAACCTTTGCTGTGTAGTTCCTATATCCTCATGGGTCGTTTTCTTTGCGGGTCTTCTGGAAACTTCCGGTTTAACTGTTAACGGAACAGGCTATAACGCGTATCTGGCTATCATTCCATATCTGTTCTACTGCTGGTTAGGAATGCTAGTCTCCCTGTTCTTTGCCATGGGCATCATTCCTGCTATTGGCGCCATGAAGAAAATATCTCCTGTCTTGGTCAACGAGGAGACTGAAGAAGAGCAAGACAAGCCGATGTTGCTCAACTTCCTGCTGCCTGTCATCACGCTCGTTCTTGTCACTCTTCTATGCGAAAACGAGATGCTTTACGGAATTCTGGCAGCGATCGTTGTCTGTCTCGTGGTCTTTATGGCAACGAAGACCATGACGTACGACGAGTTCTTCAAAACCCTCATGCAGGGCATGAAGAATATGGTGTTTATTGATACGCTGCTCATCGTCGCTTTTACTCTGAAAGATGCAAACGACACGTTGGGGCTTGCAAACTATATTATCAGCGTCGTCAGTCCTATCATGAAGGGCGGATTACTTCCCGTGGTTACCTTCATCGTCTGCATGATTTATGCTTACGTTACCAGCTGCTTCTGGAGCATGGCGGCTGTTATGTTGCCAATAGTTATTCCTCTTGCGCAGGGTATGGGCGTTAACGTATTCTTAACTGTCGGTGCCGTGTTCTCAGCAGCAGCATTTGGCTCTCAGACTTGTCTGTTTTCCGATGCGCTGATCATGAACAGTGGAGCGCTTAACATCACTACTGCAGATCACGGTATGACGACGCTTCCTTACGCACTTATCGGCGCCGGCGTCGCGTGCGTGCTGTACGCAGTTGGCGGTTTTGTCCTTTAA
- a CDS encoding adenylosuccinate synthase, producing MKGSVIALIGAQWGDEGKGRIVDSLGAGVDVFARFQGGANAGHTVIVGKEKYVFHLLPSGMLYAGKTCVIGSGVVFDPDTFEEEITALNKKGMDRARLVISRACQVVMPYHKLLDQAQEKRRESTGHKIGTTGRGIGPCYVDKYARTGIRVEDLLDPDLLRTKLESALDEKNLLLTRVYDQHPLPFDELYEKALSWGRRLKAYVADASYEVNEALNDGQTVLLEGAQGTLLDVDYGTYPMVTSSHTVAGFGPVSLGISPASVSRVIGVVKAYATRVGSGPFPTEDTGEGGDALRAGGGEYGATTGRPRRCGWLDLVALRYAVRINGITELALTKLDVLSSFDTIRYCNGYTAGDGEAPVQFPASEAGLSRVQPVYSQVPGWKTDISAARTLNDLPQAARDYVALIEKVAGVPVTMIGVGSERDQYISVKK from the coding sequence ATGAAAGGTTCGGTAATCGCGTTAATCGGCGCCCAGTGGGGCGACGAAGGCAAGGGCCGTATCGTCGATTCTCTCGGTGCGGGGGTGGACGTCTTTGCTCGCTTCCAAGGCGGGGCCAACGCTGGACACACAGTCATCGTCGGCAAGGAAAAGTACGTCTTTCACCTGCTGCCCTCGGGCATGCTCTACGCCGGTAAAACCTGTGTCATCGGCAGCGGCGTCGTCTTTGACCCTGACACGTTTGAAGAGGAAATCACCGCTCTCAATAAAAAAGGCATGGATCGGGCGCGCCTTGTCATCAGCCGGGCTTGCCAGGTCGTTATGCCGTATCACAAGCTGCTCGACCAGGCTCAGGAAAAACGTCGCGAATCCACCGGCCACAAAATCGGCACGACTGGCCGGGGAATCGGCCCGTGCTACGTGGACAAGTACGCCCGCACCGGCATTCGGGTAGAAGACCTTCTGGATCCCGATCTGCTCCGGACCAAGCTGGAATCGGCGCTGGACGAGAAGAACCTTCTTCTCACCCGGGTGTATGACCAGCACCCGCTGCCGTTTGACGAGCTGTACGAAAAAGCCCTGAGCTGGGGGCGGCGCTTAAAAGCGTACGTCGCCGACGCGTCCTATGAAGTCAACGAAGCCCTGAACGACGGACAGACCGTCCTGCTGGAAGGAGCGCAGGGCACTCTGCTTGACGTCGACTACGGCACCTATCCGATGGTCACCAGCTCCCACACAGTTGCAGGATTCGGTCCCGTCTCGTTGGGGATCAGCCCGGCCAGCGTGAGCCGGGTCATCGGCGTCGTCAAAGCGTACGCCACTCGAGTGGGCAGCGGCCCGTTCCCCACAGAAGACACCGGCGAAGGCGGAGACGCGCTTCGGGCCGGCGGCGGCGAGTATGGTGCGACAACCGGCCGACCGCGCCGTTGCGGATGGCTGGACTTGGTTGCCCTTCGGTATGCCGTCCGTATTAACGGTATCACCGAACTGGCCCTGACAAAGCTCGACGTGTTGAGCAGTTTTGACACAATCCGGTACTGCAACGGCTATACAGCCGGCGACGGAGAGGCGCCGGTTCAGTTCCCCGCGTCAGAAGCGGGCCTGTCTCGAGTCCAGCCCGTCTACTCTCAGGTTCCGGGCTGGAAAACGGACATCTCTGCGGCTCGGACACTAAACGACCTGCCCCAAGCGGCGCGGGACTACGTGGCCCTCATTGAAAAAGTAGCGGGCGTTCCGGTCACCATGATCGGCGTCGGCAGCGAGCGGGATCAGTACATCTCCGTCAAGAAGTAA
- a CDS encoding divergent polysaccharide deacetylase family protein, which produces MRRPTFIACAVLLAVIALVSISLALARPAPQKQPLPLLVISGGAEAPSGEAPQNLGTLPSPEPTIVEPEAGREPGERSGKALMALVIDDFGTSLTIAQQIASLGGPSRSFTWAIMPDCSASLSCAHLADKIGQPYIVHLPMQAIIDPAGHRDYLIGTDSSPEQVRRQVERMRSLFPRALGVNNHRGSKATSSQNTMEAFGAAMADQTGWGFLDSRTSGKSVARSTVAKYGVPALANMAFIDGVSDLDYMKGQFAKALRIARSRGVGIAICHARTGTLPFLRWVCSQQFGGVQFVPLHQLWFPEEGARR; this is translated from the coding sequence ATGAGGCGCCCAACCTTCATTGCCTGCGCTGTCCTGCTTGCCGTCATAGCCTTGGTCTCCATTTCCTTGGCCCTGGCCCGGCCGGCGCCGCAAAAGCAGCCTCTGCCCTTGCTGGTCATTTCAGGCGGTGCAGAAGCTCCTTCAGGCGAAGCCCCGCAAAATTTGGGGACCCTTCCCAGCCCTGAGCCCACGATCGTTGAGCCAGAGGCGGGCAGAGAACCGGGAGAACGGAGCGGCAAAGCCCTGATGGCTCTCGTGATTGACGACTTTGGGACCAGCCTGACGATTGCGCAGCAAATTGCTTCCCTTGGCGGTCCCAGCCGGTCGTTCACATGGGCCATCATGCCGGACTGTTCGGCCAGCCTGAGCTGCGCCCATCTGGCTGACAAAATCGGCCAGCCGTACATCGTCCACCTGCCCATGCAGGCGATCATTGATCCGGCCGGCCATCGGGACTACCTCATTGGGACGGACAGCTCACCGGAGCAAGTGCGGCGTCAAGTCGAACGGATGCGCAGTTTGTTCCCCCGAGCTCTAGGGGTGAACAATCACCGAGGATCCAAGGCCACGTCAAGCCAGAACACCATGGAAGCCTTCGGGGCCGCCATGGCCGACCAGACCGGCTGGGGGTTCCTTGACAGCCGGACGTCAGGCAAATCGGTAGCCCGGAGCACCGTCGCCAAGTACGGCGTCCCGGCCTTGGCAAATATGGCGTTCATCGATGGGGTCAGCGACTTGGACTACATGAAAGGGCAATTCGCCAAAGCGCTTCGCATAGCTCGAAGCCGTGGCGTCGGAATCGCCATCTGTCATGCCCGAACCGGCACGCTGCCGTTTTTGCGGTGGGTCTGTTCTCAGCAGTTTGGCGGCGTGCAGTTTGTCCCATTGCACCAGCTGTGGTTCCCCGAAGAGGGGGCTAGGAGGTAA
- a CDS encoding S41 family peptidase, whose protein sequence is MKQVRTIIETYQVDGAQKPAKDQDAVYGAIRGMVQAWNDPYTRFVTPKDLEEEEMNIKGEYGGIGLVVSQKDNMVVAINPIDDTPAFRAGFKTNDEIVKVDETNVVGKKLDEVVKMLRGEAGKKVTVWVRRKGVDQLLEMSMIRENIKLASVKFTVVGDRVGYLRLSQFIATSADDLKKAIKALERKKVKGYVLDLRNNGGGLLDAATAICDFFLDDGPIVSTKGRVEKANDSISATPGTLTSKPLVILINGGSASASEIVSGCLRDRGRAILVGEKSFGKGSVQTLFNLADGAGLYVTIARYYTPSGELIDHVGLTPDIEDKLPEEEKTASQLDAEQKESKREQAAWEEMTPEEKKAESDRKWLKALGEDQQLKKAEEILDRLVAGETREQIVPAKPVQPAAGEQVDAGKEAPKSSEKTSENQPVKKPDAKEPAPLKK, encoded by the coding sequence ATGAAACAAGTTCGCACAATCATCGAAACGTATCAGGTTGACGGCGCCCAGAAGCCTGCCAAAGACCAGGACGCGGTCTACGGCGCAATCCGCGGCATGGTGCAGGCGTGGAATGACCCGTACACCCGGTTTGTCACGCCGAAGGACCTGGAAGAGGAAGAGATGAACATCAAAGGCGAGTACGGCGGCATCGGACTCGTCGTGTCCCAAAAGGATAACATGGTCGTCGCAATCAACCCGATTGACGACACGCCGGCGTTCCGAGCCGGCTTCAAGACCAACGACGAGATCGTCAAAGTAGACGAGACGAACGTGGTTGGCAAAAAACTGGACGAAGTGGTTAAAATGCTTCGCGGTGAAGCGGGCAAAAAGGTCACAGTTTGGGTGCGCCGCAAAGGCGTCGACCAGCTGCTGGAAATGAGCATGATACGCGAGAACATCAAGCTGGCGTCAGTGAAATTCACCGTCGTCGGCGACCGCGTGGGATACCTGCGGCTCAGCCAGTTTATCGCCACGTCGGCTGATGACCTGAAAAAGGCCATCAAAGCCTTGGAGCGAAAAAAGGTCAAAGGGTACGTTCTGGACCTGCGGAACAACGGCGGCGGTCTGCTTGACGCTGCGACGGCCATCTGCGACTTCTTCCTGGACGACGGCCCTATCGTCTCCACCAAAGGACGGGTTGAAAAAGCCAACGACTCCATCAGCGCGACGCCCGGAACTCTCACGTCCAAACCGCTGGTCATCCTGATCAACGGGGGCAGCGCCAGCGCCTCGGAAATCGTCTCCGGCTGCCTGCGGGACCGCGGCCGGGCGATCCTTGTGGGGGAGAAGAGCTTTGGAAAGGGCTCAGTCCAGACCCTGTTCAACTTGGCTGACGGCGCCGGACTCTACGTCACCATCGCCCGGTACTACACGCCAAGCGGCGAGCTGATCGACCACGTGGGCCTGACGCCGGACATTGAGGATAAGCTGCCTGAGGAAGAGAAAACCGCTTCTCAGTTGGACGCCGAACAGAAAGAGAGTAAGCGCGAACAGGCGGCGTGGGAAGAAATGACCCCGGAAGAGAAAAAGGCCGAAAGCGACAGAAAGTGGCTGAAAGCCCTCGGCGAGGACCAGCAGCTTAAAAAGGCGGAAGAAATCCTCGATCGGCTTGTCGCCGGCGAAACTAGGGAACAGATTGTCCCAGCGAAGCCAGTCCAGCCGGCTGCAGGCGAGCAGGTTGACGCCGGGAAGGAAGCGCCCAAGTCCTCCGAGAAAACTTCAGAAAATCAACCGGTCAAAAAGCCTGACGCGAAGGAGCCGGCGCCCCTAAAGAAATGA